CGTCGTGGTCGGCGGCGGCGATGCGGTGCGGGGTCAGCGAGTCGAAGTGGGCGCTGTCGCCGGGCGCCAGCAGATGCGCGGTGTCCCCGAGGCGCAGCCGCAGCCGCCCCTTGAGGACGTAGAGCCACTCCTCGCCGGGATGCACGCGCACGATGTCGCCCTGCGAGCCGTGCGGCACATGGACGCGCAGCGCCTGCATCCCGCGCCCGGACGCGCCCGCCTGCCAGTACGTCCAGCCACCGGCCCGGGTGGGCTCCGTGTCGGGCGCCCGCAGCACGGCGTCCCGTTCGACGACGGTCTCGCCGAGCAGCTCGGAGACGGTCGTACCGTAGACGCGGGCCAGCGCGAGCAGCATCGGCAGCGAGGGCTGGCGCTGTCCGGTCTCCAGCCGGGAGAGATGAGCGGGCGACAGGCCGGCGGCACGGGCGGCGGCCTCCAGGGTGAGGGCGGCCCGGCGGCGCAGGCCCCGCAGCTGCGGGGCGACGGCGGGCAGTTCCGTGTCGACCGGAGGCTCGGGAGGGTGCGTACCCTCGGAGGGGCTCATGCCCTCCATTCAGCCGGAGCTTTGCCTCTGCGGCAAATCTCTTGCCTCAGAGGCAAAGCCGGCGGGCTCACAAGCCGCACCACGGCGGCCCGGCACACCGTCCGCTCAGCCCGTCCGCTCAGCGGTTGGCGACCGCCTGCTTCACCAGCGTCCTGCCGAAGTCCCACATCAGCCCGCTGCCGCTGTGTGCGTCGTCCATCACCTCCGTGAACGCGGCGACGAACCGGTCCACCTCCCGTTCCCCGATGACCAGCGGCGGGATCAGCTTGATCACCTCCAGGTGGTCGCCCGAGACCTGGGTGAGGATGCGGTGCCGTCGCAGCAGCGGTACGACGACCATCTGGGCGAAGAGCCCCTTGCGGGCCGCCTGGAGCATGGTCCAACGGCTGCGCAGCTTGAGCGACTTTGGCCTGCCGAACTCGATGCCGATCATCAGGCCCCGGCCGCGTACGTCGCTGAGCAGCTCGTACTTGTCGACCAGTGACGTGAGCCTGCTCTTCAGCAGTTCCCCCATGGCCCGGGCATGGGCCACGATCTGCTCGTTCTCCATGACCGAGAGGACGGCGAGCCCGGCGGCCATGGCCTGGGCGTTGGAGCCGAAGCTCGCCGAGTGGACGAGGACACGGTCCATCGACGAGTAGACCTTCTTGAAGATCCAGTCCTTGCCGAGGGTCGCGCCGACCGGGACGTAGCCGCCGGAGAGCGCCTTGGCCACGCAGACCAGGTCCGGCTCGACGCCGTCCTCGTGCTGGTAGGCGTAGAAGTCCCCGGTCCGGCCGAGCCCGGTCTGCACCTCGTCGACGATCAGCAGCGCCCTGTTCCGGTGCAGCAACTCCTGGGCGGCACGCAGATAGCCGGGCGGCGCCTCGTGCACGCCCTTGCCCTGGATGGGCTCGACAATGAGGGCGGCGACATCCCCCTTCCTCAACTCCCGTGCCAGCGCGTCGAGATCACCGAGCGGTACGGCCGTGTCGGGCAGCAGCGGCGCGAAGCCGTCCCGGAAGCCGTCCTCACCGTTCACCGAGAGCGATCCGGTGGTGAGCCCGTGGAAGGCGTGGTCGCAGTAGAGGACGCGGGGCCTGCCGGTGGCGTACCGGGCGAACTTCAGCGCGGTCTCGACCGCCTCCGTGCCGCTGTTGCCGAAGAACACCCGGTCCAGGTGCGGACTGTGGGTGAGCAGTTTCTCGGCGAGCAGGCCGGGCAGCGGCTGGCAGTCGAAGCGGGTCAGGTCGGCGAGCCCCGCGTCGAGCGCGTCGTGCAGGGCCTTGCGGACCACGGGGTGGTGGCGGCCGAGCCCCATCACCCCGAACCCGGCCAGCATGTCCAGGTAGTCGGCACCGTCCGCGTCCCAGAAGTACGCGCCCTCGGCCCGCTCGTAGACCTTGTCGAAGCCGATGGTGTGCAGCATGCGCGGGAGTTGGTGGTTGAGGTACCGGGCGTGGAGTTCGTAGCGCTCGGCACCGCGCTCGGCGAGGAGTCCGCCGAGGTCGAACTCCTCGGTGTCCGCCGCTGGTTCCAGGGTGGTCATTCCGGTTTCTCCTCGGCAGGTTCGGCCTTCGGCAGGTCGTGCTCGGCGAACTCGTCCCGGGCGGCCAGCGACGCGCTGATCCGCCCGGCGATCTCCACCGGTGTCAGCCCTATGTCCGCCAGCACCTCCCCGCGTTTGGCGTGCGCGAGGAACTGCTCCGGGATGCCGAACCGCCGTACGGGTACGTCGACCTCGGCGTCCCCCAGGGCGAGGGCGACGGCCGAACCGACCCCGGCGGCCCGACTGTTGTCCTCCACGACGGCCACCAGCCGGTGTTCGTCGGCGAGCCACGGCAAGGCCGGATCGACCGGCTTGACCCAGCGCGGGTCGACGACGGTGCAGCCGATGCCCCGGGTACGGAGCAGTTCGGCGGTCTGCAGACACACCGACGCCATCACGCCGACGGCGACGAGCAGCACCCGCGGTCGGCCCGAGGACGTGGCGCTCGTCGCGGACGGGGAGCGGTACAGCACGTCCATGCCGCCCACCCGCTCCAGCGACGGGATCCGCGGGCCCACCGACTCCTTCGGGAACCGGATCAGGGTGGGAGCGTCGTCGACGGCGACCGCTTCCCGCAGCTGTGCGCGCAGTTGTTCGGCGTCGCGGGGCGCGGCGATCCGCAGCCCGGGCACGACCTGGAGGATGGACATGTCCCACATGCCGTTGTGCGACGCGCCGTCGACGCCCGTCACCCCGGCCCGGTCCAGGACGAAGGTGACCCCGCACCGGTGCAGGGCCACGTCCATCAGCAGTTGGTCGAAGGCCCGGTTGAGGAAGGTCGCGTAGACCGCCACGACGGGGTGCAGCCCGCCCGTGGCCAGCCCGGCGGCCGAGACCGCCGCGTGCTGCTCGGCGATCCCGACGTCCCACACCCGGTCGGGGAACTTCTCCGCGAACCTGCCGAGTCCCACGGGGTGCAGCATGGCAGCCGTGATCGCCACGACGTCCTCGCGCTCGTCCCCGATCCTCACGATCTCGTCGCCGAAGACCGACGTCCAGGACGGTCCACCGGCGGGCGTGAGCGGCTCGCAGGTCAGCGGGTCCATCACGCCGACGGTGTGGAAGTGGTCCTCCTCGTCGGCGACGGCGGGCTCGTAGCCGCGGCCCTTCTGCGTCAGGCAGTGCACCAGGACGGGCCCGTGGAAGCGCTTGGCGCGGCGCAGCGCCGACTCGACCGCCCTGGTGTCGTGCCCGTCGATCGGTCCGACGTACTTCAGGCCCAGGTCCTCGAACATGCCCTGCGGCGCGAAGGCGTCCTTGAAGCCCTTCTTCGCCCCGTGCAGGGCCTCGTAGACCTCCTTGCCGACGACCGGGGTGCGCAGCAGGACGTCCTTGCCCCAGGCGAGGAACTGCTCGTAGCCGTCGGTGGTCCGCAGGGTCGCGAGGTGGTTGGCGAGGCCGCCGATGGTCGGTGAGTAGGAGCGTTCGTTGTCGTTGACGACGATGATCAGCGGCCGGTCCTTGGCGGCGGCGATGTTGTTGAGCGCCTCCCAGGCCATGCCTCCGGTCAGCGCGCCGTCTCCGATGACCGCGACCACATGGCCCTGCTCCCCGCGCACCTGGCGGGCCTTGGCCAGACCGTCCGCCCAGCCGAGTGCCGTCGAGGCGTGGCTGTTCTCGACGATGTCGTGCTCGGACTCCTCACGCGAGGGATAGCCGGACAGGCCGCCCTTGCCGCGCAGTTTGGAGAAGTCCTGGCGGCCCGTCAGCAGCTTGTGCACATAGCTCTGGTGACCGGTGTCCCAGACGATGCGGTCCACCGGTGAGTCGAAGACCCGGTGGAGCGCGACGGACAGTTCCACCACCCCCAGGTTGGGCCCCAGGTGACCACCGGTCCTGGCGACCGCGTGCACCAGGAACTCCCGGATCTCTGCCGCCAGTTCACCGAGTTCCGCCTCGGTCAGCGCCTTCAGGTCGCGCGGTTGCCGGATGTTCTCCAGAATCGTCACGTCGGGCCCCCTCTCGATCCGTGCTCTTCAGCCCGTGTCGTCAACTCACGGTGACCGCCGGTTCCCCCGACGCGACGCCGTCCTTCTCCATCTGCTCGGCGATCTTCATCGCCTCGTCGATGAGGGTCTCCACGATCTTCGACTCGGGCACGGTCTTGACGACCTCGCCCTTGACGAAGATCTGCCCCTTGCCGTTGCCGGAGGCGACCCCCAGATCCGCCTCCCGCGCCTCCCCGGGTCCGTTGACGACGCAGCCCATGACCGCGACCCGCAACGGGACCTCCATGCCTTCCAGACCGGCGGTGACCTCGTCGGCCAGCCGGTACACATCGACCTGCGCCCGCCCGCACGAGGGGCACGAGACGATCTCCAGCCGCCGTTCCCGCAGGTTCAGCGACTGGAGGATCTGGATGCCGACCTTGATCTCCTCGACCGGCGGGGCGCTCAGCGAGACCCGGATCGTGTCGCCGATCCCCTCGCTGAGCAGCGCCCCGAAGGCGACGGCGGACTTGACGGTCCCCTGGAAGGCGGGACCGGCCTCGGTCACGCCCAGGTGCAGGGGGTAGTCGCACCGGGCGGCCAGCTGCCGGTACGCCTCGATCATCACGACCGGATCGTTGTGCTTGACCGAGATCTTGATGTCCAGGAAGTCGTGCTCCTCGAACAGCGACGCCTCCCACAGCGCGGACTCCACCAGCGCCTCGGGCGTCGCCCTGCCGTACTTCTGGAGCAGCCGCCTGTCGAGCGAACCGGCGTTGACCCCGATCCGGATCGGGGTGTCGTGGTCCTTCGCCGCCCGCGCGATCTCCTTGACCTTGTCGTCGAACTGTTTGATGTTGCCGGGGTTCACCCGTACCGCCGCGCAGCCGGCCTCGATCGCCGCGAAGACGTACTTCGGCTGGAAGTGGATGTCCGCGATCACGGGGATCTGCGACTTGCGGGCGATGGTGGCGAGGGCGTCCGCGTCGTCCTGCGTGGGACAGGCGACCCGGACGATCTGGCAGCCGGACGCGGTGAGTTCCGCGATCTGCTGGAGGGTGGCGCCGACGTCCGACGTACGGGTCGTCGTCATCGACTGCACCGACACCGGGGCGCCACCCCCCACGGCCACCGGGCCGACCTGGATCCGCCGCGAGCGGCGGCGTTCCGCGATCGGTCGGGCGGGCAGCTCGGGGACGCCCAGCGACACGGCGGTCATCACATCACCCCTGGTTCCCGTGGTTCCCGTGGTTCCCGTGGTTCCCGTGGTTCCCGGAGACGGTCTCGCGCAGGGCGCGCAGGGACTCCTTCAGCGACCCCATGGTGGCGAGGACGGCGGTCGGCTCATAGCCGCAGTGCGCCATGCAGTTGGCGCAGCGCGGGTCCTTGCCCCGGCCGTACGCGTCCCAGTCGGTGTCCTCGATCAGCTCCCGGTACGTCGTGACGTATCCGTCGCTCATCAGGTAGCAGGGCTTCTGCCAGCCGAAGAGTGAGTAGTTGGGGATCGCCCACGCCGTGCAGGGGAAGTCGACCTTGCCCTCCAGGAAGTCGAGGAACAGGGGCGAGTGGTTGAGCCGCCAGCGCCGCCGGTTGCCACCGGAGAAGGCCTTCTTGAACAGCTCGCGGGTCTGCTCGACGCCGAGGAAGTGCTCCTGGTCGGGGGCCTTCTCGTAGGCGTAGGCGGGCGAGATCATCATCTCGTCGACCTGGAGGTCGTCGTTGAGGTAGTTGAGGACCTCGATGATGGTCTGCGGCGTGTCGGTGTTGAAGAAGGTCGAGTTGGTGGTCACCCGGAAGCCGCGCCGCTTGGCCTCCTTGATGGCGGCGACCGCCTCGTCGAACACCCCTTCCTTCGCCACCGACTCGTCGTGCCGCTCCCGCAGCCCGTCGATGTGCACGGCGAACGCGAAGTACGGCGAGGGCTTGAACGTGTCCATCTTCTTGCGCAGCAGCATGGCGTTGGTGCACAGGAAGACGTACTTCCTCCTGGCCACCAACTGCCGCACGATCTCGTCGATCTGGGGGTGCATCAGGGGCTCGCCGCCGGCGATCGACACCATCGGCGCTCCGGACTCCAGGACGGCGCCCACGGCTTGCGCCACAGGCATGCGCTGCTTCAGCACGCCCGCCGGGTGCTGGATCTTGCCGCAGCCCTCGCACTTCAGATTGCAGGCGTAGAGCGGTTCCAGCTCGACGATCAGCGGGAACTTGTCCCGCTTGCGAAGCTTCTGTTCGGCGAGATACGTCGCCACCTTGATGGACTGGCGGAGCGGCATGGCCATCTGGCTCACCTCCTGGGGAGCAGCAAAGAACGGTGCCATTCGTAATATGCGGGAAGGACGGCACGAAGGACGCGGAAGGCTGATATTCCCCCGCGTACCGTGCCGATCCGGACCAGTTCATGTGCTGGGGCGTCCACGACCACCCGGACGGCCGCAACCGGGCGTGCGCCCGATCTCATGGCGCGGTGGAGCGTGACCGCGGACTCCATGTCGACCGCGATCGCGCCGGTCGCGAACAGGTCCGACCGTTCCTGACCACGTACGACGTGGTCCGATCCGGTGAGTGGGCCGGTGTGGATCGTGCGCCCGGGTACGGCCCTCGCCAGCTCCTTGACCAGCAGTTCGGTGCCCACGCAGGGCGTGACGGCGCCGCCCGGGCCTCGGGTCTCCTCGGCGACGACCAGGTCGCCGGGGTGCGTGCCCGGGGCGAGTCCGGCGCAGAACCCGGTGGCCAGGACCGCGGCGTCGCGCAGTTCCGGGCCGGCGAGCAGCCGGGCGACGGACCGCTCGGCGGCCCTCGGACCCATGCCGGTGCGTACGACGGTGACCGGGCCCCCGGCGCCGCCCCGGTCGCCGCTGCGCAGGGCGAGCTGCTCGATGCCGAGCGCGCAGGCGATCAGCAGCGGGGCCGGGGCGGCGGGCGTGTCCATCAGCGCCCCTGGGCTTTGAGGACGGCCGGTTCGCCGTTGACGTACCGGCCGAGCGCGGTGAGCGGGAAGACCTGCCGGTAGAGGTGGTAGTTGATCGAGAAGTCCCAGGGGAAGCCGGTGCCGGTGAAGTACGGCTCGTCCCAGGAACCGTCCTCCCGCTGGGTCTGGGCCAGCCACTCGACCCCGCGTTCGGTGGATTTGGCGTCCCGCTCCCCCGCCGCCAGCAGCGCGAGCAGCGCCCACGCGGTCTGGGAGGCGGTGGAGGCGCCCTTGCCGCCCCACTCCGCGGGGTCGGGGTAGGAGCGCAGGTCCTCTCCCCAGCCGCCGTCGTCGTTCTGCACGGTCTCCAGCCAGGCCACGGCCCGGCGGATCGCGGGGTGCGCGGCGGGCAGCCCGGCGGTCACCAGCGCCGGGACCACCGAGCCCGTGCCGTACACGTAGTTGACGCCCCAGCGCCCGAACCACGCGCCGCTGGGCTCCTGTTCGGCGAGCAGCCACTCGATGCCGCGCCGGGTCCGCGGATCGTGCGCCAGGCCCTCGACCGCGAGCATCTCCACCACGTGCGCCGTGACATCGGCGGACGGCGGGTCGATGACCTCGCCGAAGTCGCAGAACGGCAGCCGGCCCGGGAACGGGCTGGTGTTGTCGACGTCGAAGGCACCCCACGCCCCGTTCCTCGACTGCATGCCGACGGTCCAGCGCACCCCTCGCCGGACGGCCTTCTCCACGCGCTCCGGGTCATGGTGGGCGACCCGGCGCAGCGCGAGGACGACCTCGGCGGTGTCGTCGATGTCGGGGTAGTTGTCGTTGTGGAACTCGAAGGCCCAGCCGCCCGGCGGGAGGTGGGGGCGCTTCACCGCCCAGTCACCCGGGCGGACGATCTCCTCGCCGAGCATCCAGTCGGCGGCCTTGACGAGTTGGGGGTGGTCGGCGGGCAGGCCCGCGTCGGCGAGCGCGATGGTGGCGAGGCAGGTGTCCCACACCGGCGACTGGCAGGCCTCGATCATCCGGGCCCCGTCCTCGCGCCACAAGGCGAACCGGTCGAGCGACTCCAGCCCGGCCCGCATCACGGGGTGTCGGAGGTCGTAGCCGAGCAGGTGCAGCGCGATGAGCGAGTACACGGCCGGCGGCTGGATGCCGCCCCAGCAGCCGTCGTTCTCCTGCCGCTCGATGATCCAGCGGGCCGCGCTGCTCATCGCGGCCTTGCGCAGCCGCTTCAGCGCCACCTTGTGGTAGCCGTGCAGGAGCCTGTCGATCCTTTGGAAGGCGCCCTCCCAACTGGTCAGCGGATCGGGGGCCTTGGGTGGGTTCGGGCGTCCGGGGTCGGTGTGCAGTTCGTCCAGCGGGAACGGCGCGGGCCGCACCGGACGCTTCGCCGAGACCACCGTCAGCGGCACGATCGTCTGCCGGGCCCAGCATCCGAAGTCGTAGATGTTGAGCGGCATCCACTTCGGGAACCAGATGATCTCCGGCGGCATCTCCGGCAGGTCGTCCCACTTCCACCAGCCGAACAGCGCAAGCCAGATACGGGTGAAGACCCGGGCGGCGGCGATCCCGCCCCGCTCCCGGACCCACGCGGAGGCCCGTGCCATGTGCGGCGCGCCGGGGTCGTCCCCGGCCAGTCGCAGCGCGACGTACGCCTCGACGGTGGCGGAGAGGTCGGGCGGGCCGCCGTAGAAGGTGGCCCAGGTGCCGTCCGGGCGCTGCTCGCCTCTGATGAACAGGGCCGCGGCGCGGGTGGTCTTCTCGTCACGGATGCCCAGGAACTGACGGAGCAGCAGGTCCTCGGCGTCCATGGTGACGTTGGTCTCCAGGTCGCCCTTCCACCAGCCCTGGGCGTCCTGCCGGGAGAGGAGGAAGTCGGTGGCGCGTCGTACGGCGTGCGCGGCGGCGTCCTGGACACCGGCCGTCGGCGGGGCGTCGTGGACGGTGTCGCTGGCCGAGGGGGCGCGGGGCGGCAGTGCCCCGGTGCTTCCGTCGGTCGTCGCTGTCATGGCTTCCCCTTCGTGCAGTGGACGGATCTCTCTGCGGTGGGTCAGCCGTCGGCCGGTGCGTGTCCGGTGACGGGGCACCGGCCGGCGACTACGCGAGGGCTATTCGACCGATGACGGTCGGCTCCTGGGGG
The DNA window shown above is from Streptomyces akebiae and carries:
- a CDS encoding phosphorylase family protein, yielding MDTPAAPAPLLIACALGIEQLALRSGDRGGAGGPVTVVRTGMGPRAAERSVARLLAGPELRDAAVLATGFCAGLAPGTHPGDLVVAEETRGPGGAVTPCVGTELLVKELARAVPGRTIHTGPLTGSDHVVRGQERSDLFATGAIAVDMESAVTLHRAMRSGARPVAAVRVVVDAPAHELVRIGTVRGGISAFRVLRAVLPAYYEWHRSLLLPRR
- a CDS encoding aspartate aminotransferase family protein; its protein translation is MTTLEPAADTEEFDLGGLLAERGAERYELHARYLNHQLPRMLHTIGFDKVYERAEGAYFWDADGADYLDMLAGFGVMGLGRHHPVVRKALHDALDAGLADLTRFDCQPLPGLLAEKLLTHSPHLDRVFFGNSGTEAVETALKFARYATGRPRVLYCDHAFHGLTTGSLSVNGEDGFRDGFAPLLPDTAVPLGDLDALARELRKGDVAALIVEPIQGKGVHEAPPGYLRAAQELLHRNRALLIVDEVQTGLGRTGDFYAYQHEDGVEPDLVCVAKALSGGYVPVGATLGKDWIFKKVYSSMDRVLVHSASFGSNAQAMAAGLAVLSVMENEQIVAHARAMGELLKSRLTSLVDKYELLSDVRGRGLMIGIEFGRPKSLKLRSRWTMLQAARKGLFAQMVVVPLLRRHRILTQVSGDHLEVIKLIPPLVIGEREVDRFVAAFTEVMDDAHSGSGLMWDFGRTLVKQAVANR
- the dxs gene encoding 1-deoxy-D-xylulose-5-phosphate synthase, coding for MTILENIRQPRDLKALTEAELGELAAEIREFLVHAVARTGGHLGPNLGVVELSVALHRVFDSPVDRIVWDTGHQSYVHKLLTGRQDFSKLRGKGGLSGYPSREESEHDIVENSHASTALGWADGLAKARQVRGEQGHVVAVIGDGALTGGMAWEALNNIAAAKDRPLIIVVNDNERSYSPTIGGLANHLATLRTTDGYEQFLAWGKDVLLRTPVVGKEVYEALHGAKKGFKDAFAPQGMFEDLGLKYVGPIDGHDTRAVESALRRAKRFHGPVLVHCLTQKGRGYEPAVADEEDHFHTVGVMDPLTCEPLTPAGGPSWTSVFGDEIVRIGDEREDVVAITAAMLHPVGLGRFAEKFPDRVWDVGIAEQHAAVSAAGLATGGLHPVVAVYATFLNRAFDQLLMDVALHRCGVTFVLDRAGVTGVDGASHNGMWDMSILQVVPGLRIAAPRDAEQLRAQLREAVAVDDAPTLIRFPKESVGPRIPSLERVGGMDVLYRSPSATSATSSGRPRVLLVAVGVMASVCLQTAELLRTRGIGCTVVDPRWVKPVDPALPWLADEHRLVAVVEDNSRAAGVGSAVALALGDAEVDVPVRRFGIPEQFLAHAKRGEVLADIGLTPVEIAGRISASLAARDEFAEHDLPKAEPAEEKPE
- the shc gene encoding squalene--hopene cyclase, with amino-acid sequence MTATTDGSTGALPPRAPSASDTVHDAPPTAGVQDAAAHAVRRATDFLLSRQDAQGWWKGDLETNVTMDAEDLLLRQFLGIRDEKTTRAAALFIRGEQRPDGTWATFYGGPPDLSATVEAYVALRLAGDDPGAPHMARASAWVRERGGIAAARVFTRIWLALFGWWKWDDLPEMPPEIIWFPKWMPLNIYDFGCWARQTIVPLTVVSAKRPVRPAPFPLDELHTDPGRPNPPKAPDPLTSWEGAFQRIDRLLHGYHKVALKRLRKAAMSSAARWIIERQENDGCWGGIQPPAVYSLIALHLLGYDLRHPVMRAGLESLDRFALWREDGARMIEACQSPVWDTCLATIALADAGLPADHPQLVKAADWMLGEEIVRPGDWAVKRPHLPPGGWAFEFHNDNYPDIDDTAEVVLALRRVAHHDPERVEKAVRRGVRWTVGMQSRNGAWGAFDVDNTSPFPGRLPFCDFGEVIDPPSADVTAHVVEMLAVEGLAHDPRTRRGIEWLLAEQEPSGAWFGRWGVNYVYGTGSVVPALVTAGLPAAHPAIRRAVAWLETVQNDDGGWGEDLRSYPDPAEWGGKGASTASQTAWALLALLAAGERDAKSTERGVEWLAQTQREDGSWDEPYFTGTGFPWDFSINYHLYRQVFPLTALGRYVNGEPAVLKAQGR
- a CDS encoding helix-turn-helix domain-containing protein produces the protein MSPSEGTHPPEPPVDTELPAVAPQLRGLRRRAALTLEAAARAAGLSPAHLSRLETGQRQPSLPMLLALARVYGTTVSELLGETVVERDAVLRAPDTEPTRAGGWTYWQAGASGRGMQALRVHVPHGSQGDIVRVHPGEEWLYVLKGRLRLRLGDTAHLLAPGDSAHFDSLTPHRIAAADHDGADLLFVHTLLQSPTAALCLGPTTSGETP
- the hpnH gene encoding adenosyl-hopene transferase HpnH; its protein translation is MAMPLRQSIKVATYLAEQKLRKRDKFPLIVELEPLYACNLKCEGCGKIQHPAGVLKQRMPVAQAVGAVLESGAPMVSIAGGEPLMHPQIDEIVRQLVARRKYVFLCTNAMLLRKKMDTFKPSPYFAFAVHIDGLRERHDESVAKEGVFDEAVAAIKEAKRRGFRVTTNSTFFNTDTPQTIIEVLNYLNDDLQVDEMMISPAYAYEKAPDQEHFLGVEQTRELFKKAFSGGNRRRWRLNHSPLFLDFLEGKVDFPCTAWAIPNYSLFGWQKPCYLMSDGYVTTYRELIEDTDWDAYGRGKDPRCANCMAHCGYEPTAVLATMGSLKESLRALRETVSGNHGNHGNHGNHGNQG
- the ispG gene encoding flavodoxin-dependent (E)-4-hydroxy-3-methylbut-2-enyl-diphosphate synthase, whose amino-acid sequence is MTAVSLGVPELPARPIAERRRSRRIQVGPVAVGGGAPVSVQSMTTTRTSDVGATLQQIAELTASGCQIVRVACPTQDDADALATIARKSQIPVIADIHFQPKYVFAAIEAGCAAVRVNPGNIKQFDDKVKEIARAAKDHDTPIRIGVNAGSLDRRLLQKYGRATPEALVESALWEASLFEEHDFLDIKISVKHNDPVVMIEAYRQLAARCDYPLHLGVTEAGPAFQGTVKSAVAFGALLSEGIGDTIRVSLSAPPVEEIKVGIQILQSLNLRERRLEIVSCPSCGRAQVDVYRLADEVTAGLEGMEVPLRVAVMGCVVNGPGEAREADLGVASGNGKGQIFVKGEVVKTVPESKIVETLIDEAMKIAEQMEKDGVASGEPAVTVS